The following are from one region of the Stigmatella ashevillena genome:
- a CDS encoding lysophospholipid acyltransferase family protein translates to MDRPPLAKRLKRFLRYLLVRAALALVHPLPLGLAGWLGVRFGALAFLLAGGERRKALKSLARAFPEKSEAERLTLARAAFRHLGAAMFEVGCTAALDRELKQRVTWPESERRVLEEALARGKGVVFVSGHVGNWELLARRVASEGFPCQSIAKETSDPRLTALVARFRQRGGVRSIWRGQEGAARHMLRALKGGEILGLLIDQDTKVQSFFVPFFGELAATPRAAADLALRTGAAVVVGFCQRQEAGDYLLTMRDVPLPSGEDREEAALALTAALSRHIEEAIRRTPEQWVWMHQRWKTRPSGEPSTLASRGSAPVPAR, encoded by the coding sequence GTGGACCGTCCTCCCTTAGCAAAGCGGCTCAAGCGTTTCCTCCGCTACCTGCTTGTCCGTGCCGCGCTGGCCCTGGTGCACCCGCTGCCCCTGGGGCTGGCGGGGTGGCTGGGGGTGCGCTTTGGCGCGCTGGCCTTCCTCCTGGCCGGAGGTGAGCGGCGCAAGGCCTTGAAGTCCCTCGCCCGGGCTTTTCCCGAGAAGTCCGAGGCCGAGCGGCTCACTCTAGCGAGGGCCGCCTTCCGCCACCTGGGCGCCGCCATGTTCGAGGTGGGCTGCACGGCGGCGCTCGACCGGGAGTTGAAGCAGCGCGTCACGTGGCCCGAGTCCGAGCGCCGCGTGCTGGAGGAGGCGCTCGCCCGGGGCAAGGGCGTGGTGTTCGTTTCTGGGCATGTGGGCAACTGGGAACTGCTGGCCCGGCGGGTGGCCAGCGAGGGCTTCCCCTGCCAGAGCATCGCCAAGGAGACCTCGGACCCGCGGCTCACCGCGCTCGTGGCGCGCTTCCGGCAGCGAGGCGGGGTGCGCAGCATCTGGCGAGGGCAGGAGGGCGCGGCCCGGCACATGCTCCGGGCCCTCAAGGGCGGAGAAATCCTGGGGCTCCTCATCGATCAGGACACCAAGGTGCAGTCCTTCTTCGTGCCCTTCTTCGGAGAGCTGGCCGCCACGCCTCGGGCGGCGGCGGACCTGGCGCTGCGCACCGGCGCGGCGGTGGTGGTGGGCTTCTGCCAACGCCAGGAGGCGGGGGACTACCTGCTGACGATGCGCGATGTGCCCCTGCCTTCCGGGGAGGACCGCGAGGAGGCGGCGCTGGCGTTGACCGCGGCGCTCTCCCGGCACATTGAAGAAGCCATCCGCCGCACACCCGAGCAGTGGGTGTGGATGCACCAGCGGTGGAAGACCCGGCCCTCGGGTGAACCTTCGACACTCGCCTCACGCGGCAGCGCGCCCGTACCGGCCCGGTGA